In the Flavobacterium acetivorans genome, one interval contains:
- a CDS encoding ligand-binding sensor domain-containing protein, with protein sequence MIKYNKIKTNYLILILSFLFNSCVGQITESIPVKISKIHKDSISLKAETQPEYRNSVHDKDYQGNQISGVIRTVFQDSKGNFWFGTQSGLSRYDKNGLVYFVLKDYNGQKVTVHVIIEDKIGNIWIGYDRGIAKFDGNYFTMYYENETKKIGGLWSMTMDKKGMLWVGTTQGVYTFDGEKFSPFEIPEGKINPDVGISTTKMIHSIIEDSKGKMWFATNGGVYIYDGTTLTNLSEKEGLQSNFVGQIIESKDGNFWISTSKGLYKYDGNTVINVTENLLNKNEGIGCILEDNNGTLWFNANKRDIYSYSNKVFTKIESKEGEFKPFPFTIYQDKQERIWFVGLKGAYRLENNAFINVNRNGPW encoded by the coding sequence ATGATTAAATATAACAAAATCAAAACGAACTATTTAATACTTATTTTATCATTTTTATTTAATTCTTGTGTTGGACAAATTACAGAATCAATACCAGTTAAAATTTCAAAAATTCATAAAGATAGTATTAGTCTAAAGGCAGAAACGCAACCTGAATATAGAAATAGTGTACATGATAAAGATTACCAAGGAAACCAAATAAGTGGTGTTATTCGAACTGTTTTTCAAGACAGCAAAGGAAATTTTTGGTTTGGAACACAATCTGGTCTTAGTCGTTATGATAAGAATGGACTTGTTTATTTTGTACTAAAAGATTACAATGGACAAAAAGTAACAGTTCATGTCATTATTGAAGATAAAATTGGAAATATCTGGATAGGTTATGATCGTGGCATTGCAAAATTTGATGGTAACTATTTTACAATGTATTATGAAAATGAAACCAAGAAAATTGGTGGTCTTTGGAGCATGACAATGGATAAAAAAGGAATGCTTTGGGTAGGAACAACTCAAGGTGTTTATACATTTGATGGAGAGAAATTTTCGCCGTTTGAAATTCCTGAAGGAAAGATAAATCCCGATGTGGGAATTAGTACAACCAAAATGATTCATTCCATTATAGAAGACAGTAAAGGTAAAATGTGGTTTGCAACGAATGGAGGTGTATATATTTATGATGGAACTACTTTAACAAACCTATCTGAAAAAGAAGGTCTTCAATCTAATTTTGTGGGTCAAATAATTGAAAGTAAAGATGGAAATTTTTGGATTTCGACCTCCAAAGGACTTTATAAATACGATGGAAACACTGTTATAAATGTAACTGAAAACCTATTAAACAAAAATGAAGGAATTGGTTGCATTTTAGAAGATAATAACGGTACACTTTGGTTTAATGCAAACAAACGTGACATTTATAGTTACAGCAACAAAGTATTCACTAAAATTGAAAGTAAAGAAGGTGAATTTAAACCTTTCCCATTTACTATTTATCAAGATAAACAAGAACGCATTTGGTTTGTTGGTCTTAAAGGCGCTTATCGCTTAGAAAATAATGCGTTTATAAATGTAAACAGAAATGGACCTTGGTAA
- a CDS encoding NADP-dependent oxidoreductase, producing the protein MKAYTINRYRKEDKLQLTEVPKPVAKENEVLIQVNSASINQLDAKLKSGEFKLLLPYKFPLILGHDVAGTVIGVGSKVSRFKMSDDVFARPADFRIGTFAEYIAVNENDVALKPATISMEEAASFPLAALTVWQAFVEKANLKKGQKVFIQAGSGGVGTIAIQMAKHLGAAVATTTSADNFELVKSLGADVVIDYKTQDFETILKDYDLVLNSQDEKTLEKSLRILKPGGKVISISGPPDTAFAKEIGLSWFMKTAIFFLSYKVRKQAKKLNVDYSFLFMQANGRQLSEIGKLIETGVIRPVVDKVFSFEQMNEAMYYVSSGRAKGKVIVKIK; encoded by the coding sequence ATGAAAGCATACACAATAAACCGTTACAGGAAGGAAGACAAACTTCAACTAACAGAAGTTCCAAAGCCTGTTGCCAAAGAAAACGAAGTTTTAATTCAAGTCAATTCGGCAAGTATCAATCAGTTAGATGCCAAACTAAAAAGTGGCGAATTTAAGTTGTTGTTGCCTTACAAATTTCCATTGATTTTGGGACACGATGTTGCGGGAACGGTTATTGGCGTTGGCTCAAAAGTCAGTCGTTTCAAAATGAGCGATGACGTTTTTGCTCGTCCTGCCGATTTTCGTATCGGCACATTTGCCGAATACATTGCTGTCAATGAAAACGATGTTGCCTTGAAACCCGCAACTATTTCAATGGAAGAAGCAGCTTCTTTTCCGTTGGCTGCATTAACGGTTTGGCAAGCGTTTGTTGAAAAAGCAAATCTTAAAAAAGGTCAGAAAGTTTTTATACAAGCAGGTTCAGGCGGTGTCGGAACGATTGCCATCCAGATGGCGAAACATTTGGGCGCCGCTGTTGCCACAACTACAAGTGCCGATAATTTTGAGTTAGTAAAAAGCCTTGGAGCTGATGTTGTGATTGATTACAAAACGCAAGATTTTGAAACCATTTTGAAAGATTACGATTTGGTGTTGAACAGTCAAGACGAAAAAACTCTTGAAAAGTCGTTGCGAATTTTGAAGCCAGGTGGAAAAGTCATTTCTATTTCAGGTCCACCTGATACTGCTTTTGCAAAAGAAATTGGTTTGTCGTGGTTTATGAAAACAGCGATTTTCTTTTTAAGCTACAAGGTCAGGAAACAAGCGAAAAAACTCAATGTTGATTATTCGTTTCTGTTTATGCAAGCAAATGGAAGACAGTTGTCAGAAATTGGAAAATTGATTGAAACAGGTGTCATTCGTCCTGTCGTTGACAAAGTATTTTCGTTTGAGCAAATGAACGAAGCAATGTACTACGTTTCAAGTGGTCGTGCTAAAGGAAAAGTCATTGTCAAGATCAAGTAG
- a CDS encoding SDR family oxidoreductase, whose protein sequence is MDLRNKTILITGGSAGIGLEATKQFLEIGAKVIITGRSQDKLDSAKKLYPNVIAIKSDVANEEDAISLYNQVKSLGGIDILYNNAGVGVMPSNLSVASDKHFEGAEYEMNINYLAVIRLNNLFLDMLKSKKESAIINTTSVLSYVPSLLEATYSATKTALAFYTKSLREHLRIANSNVKVFELLPPAVETELIAHRKVKKMSPEKLIKGLIAGLQKDQYTIRMGYTGTFYYLNRIFPKLAFSLVNPKKAEKYLQ, encoded by the coding sequence ATGGACTTAAGAAACAAAACAATATTGATTACTGGTGGTAGTGCTGGTATTGGACTTGAAGCCACAAAACAATTCTTGGAAATTGGTGCAAAAGTTATCATAACAGGCAGAAGTCAAGACAAATTAGATTCGGCAAAAAAACTGTATCCCAATGTAATTGCGATAAAAAGCGATGTTGCGAATGAAGAAGATGCGATTTCGCTTTACAATCAAGTTAAGAGTTTGGGCGGAATTGATATTCTATACAACAATGCAGGTGTTGGCGTAATGCCGTCAAATTTAAGTGTTGCAAGCGACAAACATTTTGAAGGGGCGGAATATGAAATGAACATAAATTACTTGGCAGTTATTCGTCTGAACAATCTTTTTTTGGATATGCTGAAATCAAAAAAAGAAAGTGCGATTATCAACACAACTTCCGTTTTAAGTTATGTTCCGTCATTGCTTGAAGCAACTTATTCGGCAACAAAAACTGCTTTGGCGTTTTACACAAAGTCGCTTCGTGAGCATTTGCGAATTGCTAACAGTAATGTAAAAGTATTTGAGTTGTTGCCTCCTGCAGTAGAAACTGAACTTATAGCACACCGAAAAGTAAAAAAAATGAGCCCCGAAAAATTGATAAAAGGATTGATTGCAGGATTGCAAAAAGACCAATACACAATTCGTATGGGTTATACAGGTACTTTCTATTACCTTAATCGTATTTTTCCGAAATTGGCTTTCAGCTTGGTTAATCCAAAGAAAGCAGAAAAATATTTACAATAA